GCATTTGCTTAGCATCTAGTCCTACAGCAGCAACAATTTTTTGTGAACCGCTGTGACGAATTGCCACAACTGTTGGTTCATTTAATATAATGCCGCGGCCTGGTGCATAAATAAGTGTATTTGCTGTACCTAAATCAATGGCTAGATCCGGCGAAAACAAGCCAATTAGTCGTTTTAGAATCACGGTTCGTTCTCAGTTAAACTTTCATGTGGATGCAAGGTGGCAACTTTAAACTAAATGTGATGATTTGAACAAGTCAATCGCTTATTATAACGCACGATATTTTGAAAATTTTTAATACTGATTAGGTGATGTTATGTCTACATCGGATGCACAGCATTCAGCAGATTTAAATGCACAAACAGTTTCAGCAATCGCCAACCTTGCTCGATTGTCGCTCAATGATACGCAATCTGCTGAATATGCTCAAAGTCTAAATAAAATTTTAGGCATGATGGAAACCTTAAAAGGCATTGATACGGAAGGCGTAGAACCTTTGAAAAGTCCTTTTGACAATCCTCAACCTTTACGTGCTGATGTGGTAACTGAAAGCAATCATCGAGATGAATACCAAGCTGTTGCACCTGCAACTCAAGATGGCTTGTATCTTGTTCCTCGTGTAATTGAATAACTTTTAGTCAATTAATCCATCTTCCCTATTTTGAATGTAAAGAAATTTTACTCATGACTGATTTACATCGCTTATCAATTCGCGAACTTGCTGAGGGCTTAAGCCAAGCGAAGTTTTCATCTCGCGAATTGACTGAACACTATTTAAAACGTATTGCTAAAATTGACCCACTGGTAAAAAGCTACGTGACGGTTACTCCTGAACAGGCACTTACTGAAGCTGATGCAGCTGATGCAGCTTTAAAAGCGGGTAATGCAACTGCTTTAACGGGTATTCCCCTTGCTCATAAAGATATTTTTTGTACCAAAGGTATTAAAACCACTGCTGGTTCAAAAATATTAGACAACTTCATCTCTCCTTACGATGCAACTGTTGTTGAAAAAACTAAAGCAGCTGGCCTTGTCACTTTAGGTAAAGTGAACATGGATGAGTTTGCGATGGGTTCAACTTCTGAAAGCTCATATGTTGGCGCAACAAATAACCCATGGGCACTTGATCATGTTCCTGGTGGCTCATCAGGTGGTTCTGCTGCGGCTGTAGCGGCTGATTTAGCGCCATTTGCTACAGGTACTGATACAGGTGGTTCAATTCGCCAACCGGCTTCTTTCTGTGGTTTAACAGGCTTAAAACCAACCTATGGTCGTGTATCTCGTTTCGGGATCATTGCCTATGCATCATCACTTGACCAAGCAGGTCCAATGGCGCGTTCTGCTGAAGACTGTGCTTACCTGATGAATGTAATGGCAGGTCACGATGCAAAAGACTCAACATCTGTTAAAAAAGAAGTTGATGACTACGTTGCAAACTTAAATGGCACATCTGTAAAAGGTTTACGCATTGGTATTCCTACACAGTACTTTAACGTTGCAGGCTTAGATGCTGACGTAAAAGCACGTGTTGAAGAGTCTTTGAAAAAGCTTGAAGAGATGGGTGCAACGCTTGTTGAGATTGACCTCAACATGACTGAAGCCTATGTACCAACGTATTACCTCATTGCACCAGCAGAAGCATCTTCTAACTTGTCTCGTTATGACGGTGTTCGCTACGGCTACCGCTGCGAAAACCCAGCAGACTTGATGGATCTTTATAAGCGTTCACGTTCAGAAGGTTTCGGTCCAGAAGTTCAACGTCGTATTTTGATTGGTACATACGCGCTTTCTGCGGGTTATTACGATGCTTACTATGTGAAAGCACAAAAAGTACGTCGTTTAATTCAACAAGATTTCTTAAAAGCATTTGAAAATGTAGATGTGATTGCAGCGCCTTCTGCACCAACAACTGCATATAAAATTGGTGCGAACTTAAGCCCAACTGAAATGTATTTAGGTGATATCTATACACTTGCAGTGAACTTAGCAGGCTTACCAGCTATTAATGCTCCTGTTGGTTTTGATAAAGACAGCTTGCCAGTAGGTTTACAGTTAATTGGTAACTATTGGTCAGAATCACAATTGTTGTCGATTGTTCATCAATACCAACAAAACACAGACTGGCACACTAAGCGTGCGGCAATTGCTGAGGAGAATGCATAATGGCTGAAGCTCAAAAGTTGAAATTGATTGACGGTTGGGAAGTCGTTATTGGTATCGAGATTCACACTCAGCTTGCGACCAATTCTAAAATTTTCTCTGGTTCATCGACTGAGTTTGGTCAAGACCCAAATACTCAAGCGAGCCTCGTCGACTTGGCTATGCCGGGTGTATTGCCTGTTTTAAATGAAAAAGTAGTTGATCTTGCAATTCGCTTTGGTTTGGGTATCGATGCTTACATCGACCAAGCATCTGTGTTTGCACGTAAAAACTACTTCTATCCTGACTCACCAAAAGGCTATCAAATTAGCCAAATGGACAATCCGATTGTGGGCTTGGGTCACATCGACATTCAACTTGAAGATGGTACGACTAAACGTATTGGCGTAACTCGTGCTCACCTTGAAGAAGATGCGGGTAAATCTGTACACGACCAATTTGAAGGCATGTCTGGCATTGACTTAAACCGTGCCGGTACTCCTTTGCTTGAAATTGTTTCTGAACCTGACATGCGCTCGGTTGAAGAAGCGGTTGCTTATATCAAAGCAATTCACACGTTGGTACGTTGGTTAGGTATTTCTGACGGTAACATGGCAGAAGGTTCATTCCGTGCCGACTGTAACGTGTCTTTACGTCGCCCTGGTCAACCGTTTGGTACACGCTGTGAGCTTAAAAACCTCAACTCATTCCGTTTCATTGAGCAAGCGATCAACGTTGAAATTGAACGCCAAATGGAAATTTTGGAATACGGCGGAAGTATCGACCAAGAAACTCGTTTGTTCGATCCAAACAAAATGGAAACGCGTTCAATGCGTTCGAAAGAAGAAGCGAATGACTATCGCTACTTCCCAGATCCAGACTTGTTGCCAGTAATTATTGCAGATGAGCAAATCGAAGCTGCTCGCGCTGCACTTCCAGAGCTTCCTGCTGCACGCCGTGCACGCTTTATCGCAGACTTTGGTGTAACTGAGTACGATGCACACGTACTTACGCTCTCACGCGAAATGGCGGACTTCTATGAGGCTGTTGTGGCTGCTGCTGGCGGTGCGAAGCAAGGTAAAGTATCTGCAAACTGGGTAATGGGCGAATTCTCAGGTGCTTTAAACAAAGCAGGCCTAGACTTAGCAGACTCTCCTGTTTCTGCTGAACAGCTTGGCGGCATGATTGCTCGTATTATTGACAACACTATTAGTGGCAAGATTGCTAAACAAGTCTTTGGCTTTATGTGGGAGTCGGAAGGTAAATCTGCCGATGACATGATTGCGGAAAAAGGCTTAAAGCAAGAGACTGACACAGGTGCAATTGAAGCGATCATTAAAGAAGTGCTTGCAGCCAATGAAAAAATGGTTGAAGAGTACAAGTCAGGTAAAGAAAAAGCCTTTAATGGTCTTGTAGGTCAAGTCATGAAAGCTTCTAAAGGGAAAGCTAACCCTGCTCAAGTAAATGAATTAATGAAAAAATTGATTGGTTAAATTAATCCAATTTTTAGAAAAACCCGCTTTAGAGCGGGTTTTTTATCTATTTTTTAAATGCAATAAATCCACAATAATTTTTAAGCTAAAACTATGCTGAACAGGTTACTCATGATAAATAAATTACTGATTACGATTTCGTTATTGTTAATAAACTCAACAATTTTTGCTCAAACGGTTCAAGTCCCAAAGAGTGAAGTAGCATCTATTTTTAAAGCTGCAAATTTCAAAAAAACAAAAAATGGCTGGGCAGGAAATTGCAATCGGGGTGAAATTATCATTTATAAAGATTTAAATGGTGATGGTCATAAAGATGCCGTTATTCAAGATAGTAGCACTATGTGTTATGGCAATACGGGTGTTGGCTATTATATTGTTTCACAACAAAAAGATGGTCAATGGAAAAAACTATTTAGCGACTCTGGCATCCCCACCTTTTTGAAAACTAAAGGCAAAGATGGCTGGCCTGATATTGAAAATGGGGGGCCAGGCTTCTGTTTTCCTATTTACCGATGGAATGGTCAAGAATACGTTGTAAACCGTCGTGAATATGAAGGTAAAGCTTGTGAGTTATAAAAAGCAGACCCCATAAATTTAAAAGCCTCGATTTATCGAGGCTTTTTTATATCACTTACGAAACATTCTTCAACTAAAGAATGAGCTTTTTCCTAAAAATCACACTGTCGTTATGCTAATTTAAATTAAAAATAGAAATCACTTATATTTTAAAAAGAGGAATAAAACATGTCTAAAAAGATTTTAATGCTAGTCGGTGACTATGCCGAAGATTATGAAACTATGGTTCCTTTTCAGTTCTTAACTGGTTTAGGTTATACCGTGCATGCAGTTTGTCCAAATAAAAAGAACGGTGAATATATTGCAACCGCTATTCATGATTTTGAAGGTGAACAAACTTATAGCGAAAAACGTGGTCACAACTTTGCTATTAACTATGATTTTAAAGCCGTTAATACCGAAGACTATGTAGGTCTAGTTATTCCAGGTGGTCGAGCGCCCGAGTATTTACGTATGAATGAGCATGTTGTCGAAATTGTACGTGAATTCGATAGAGTGAAAAAACCTATTGCAGCCGTATGTCACGGTGCTCAGTTACTCGCTGCGGCAAACGTATTGAAAGGCCGCCTCTGCTCGGCTTATCCAGCATGTGCCGCCGAAGTAAAACTTGCGGGCGGGCAATACGTAGACCTTGCTGTAACTGATGCTATTACAGATGGGCATTTAGTAACTGCACCTGCTTGGCCTGCACATCCTGCTTGGTTAGCTCAGTTTGTGAAAGTCTTAGGCGCTAAGATTACTATCTAAATAGATCTAGTTAGCTAGTTAAAATAAAACCTGCTCTTAGATAGCAGGTTTTCTTATTGAAGTAGAAAGCTAGATTTTTATCTTGTAATTCCCAACTTATTCCAAAGTTCTGGGGTTAAAAACGTCGTTACCAATTTATTTAAATCGATATAGCGCAATGTACCTTGCAACTGCTGTTTAACTGAGGGGTCTTTAATAATATCTTCACCAGCACTTTGGCCTAACTGCTGAAAGCTTTCCCCTACAGCTTTTATTCCCTCTGCCTGAATCACAGCTTTGGTCTGAGCAGAACATTGCTCCACAATTACACGCTGTAAAACCTGAGCCAGTTTTTGGTCTAACTGGTCTTTTTGCTCAGGAGTTACATTACTAAATGCTTTTAAATCTGGATGAGCCGCTAAAGCTGTAAATGTCCATTGAAGCACCGTGGTTTTATCCGAGGCTGTAGTTGCTTTAACTAAACAATCACTAAGCTGATTGACCGTTGGACCAGCCATCGCAATTTGAGTAGTCCCCAACACAGCAGCCGCCACACATATTGAACGGCTCAGATACGAAAACTTACGGCGAGCAATAGCATAAAGATGACGTGACATAGGTCTAGCTCCAATAAACAATCTGTACTTTTTATCACAGAGTCATCAAAGTTACCTATTATGACTCTGTAACTGCAAAATGCTTACTTTACGACTGATTCAATTCGATCGAGTTCCCACACTCCACCAGCTGCTAATCCTTTGCACATGCCTGTCCACATATCTTTCGTGTATACAAAGTTCTGACCGTCCCATACCCATTCTTCACTTGCCCAGCAGTCTCCAATGCCTCTTCCCTTTTGAGCACTACTAATGAGGCCGCTATCGAAATCTGAAGCGGACTCAGTTACTAGCGCTGCCTTACCATTTAAAGACTCATCTAACACCCAAGCTCCATACCCTTCGTTGTAAGCGCCTCGCCAGCACAGCGTAGTCGCTAAAACCTTCTTATTGGTTAGTTTATATAGTGCGATTTCTTGTGGTTCAGTTCCATCACTATTCCCACCATAAACTCCTTCACAAAAACCATCTTCTTTAGGGCTCGATTGAGCAGCCATTAAAGTACGGTATATTGTTTGATACTGTTTACTTTTAGGTTGTAAGGTTAAATAAGGTTTGGTTGAAGTTTTAATACGTTTTACAACTAGTTTTGGTTCAGGCATAAGCACTTGAGTTTCACTGGCATTGCCCTTTTTAACTAAAGCACCAACAGTTCCAATGCGCTTTTGAAAATCATCCATTTTTAATAAAACAGCAGTCATTCCTGCATCGGAAATTTTCCATGCATGCTGTGCGTTTTTAAATAAAATTTCGGTTTTTTGTTTGGACTGCTGCAACAGAGCATTCACTTGTGAACTATTCAACTTGCCCATAAGTGGCAGCTCAGTACCATCGACACTTACAGCACCTACATCTCTGCCATTTATATAAAAATGGATATTCTTAAGTTGGTTTGCTGGTATGCTTTGTTCATAGTCGGACAAAGCAAATTCACCCTGTACAGGTTGTTTTGGCCCTGCTTTACGTGTGAATAAAATTGAAGCGGGATCATCGCCATTTTCTTCATTTTGATAACCCGCAGCCTTACAGGTACCCGTATTGCTACAATAGATTTCCCACTCTTGGTGAGAAAATGAAATGCCTTTTATATCTTGAGCAAAACTATAAGAACTTATTACTGCCAAACAGCAAATTGAAAGTATATTTTTCATTTTTTCATGTCTCTATTCGTCTGTTTTTATTATGAAATAAAAAACAGTTTAAAATTTTGAGTTACCGTCTAGTTTAAAAGAATATGCTAGATTTATATAAGATTTAAATTGATTGCTTTCTAAAAATGAAAAAACTAAATTTTTTAATATACGCAGCAGTGGTCAGCCTAAATTCAGCTGCTCATGCAGAAGTAAAAAGCTTTACTCCTCATTTCCCAAAATTTTATAGCTCTGCTACAACACGTAAAGCAGATAATCAGTTTTACGCTCTTGGAGAGGCAAAATTTTTAAACGGCGTTACAGTTCCGTTTTATGGTGTGACGGCACAAAACCCAATAGAAGATGGTTTACTTAAAGATTTTGAAAAATGCACGCCTAAAAGCTGCAGTTTTAATTTTAAACTCGATGCTCAACCTGCTAAACAATTAAAACTTCTTGCATTACCTGAAACAGGTTTAGTACTTGTTCCAAGAAATTGGCAAGATGTACAAGCAAATGCAGGTGCAAATGGAACTGGTTTTGCTTTAGCTACGAGTCCAAATCAAAAACAAGCGATAGAGCTTTATGATTCTTCCTTTTGTGTGGGGTGCGGGTT
This window of the Acinetobacter sp. XH1741 genome carries:
- the gatC gene encoding Asp-tRNA(Asn)/Glu-tRNA(Gln) amidotransferase subunit GatC, whose amino-acid sequence is MSTSDAQHSADLNAQTVSAIANLARLSLNDTQSAEYAQSLNKILGMMETLKGIDTEGVEPLKSPFDNPQPLRADVVTESNHRDEYQAVAPATQDGLYLVPRVIE
- the gatA gene encoding Asp-tRNA(Asn)/Glu-tRNA(Gln) amidotransferase subunit GatA, whose product is MTDLHRLSIRELAEGLSQAKFSSRELTEHYLKRIAKIDPLVKSYVTVTPEQALTEADAADAALKAGNATALTGIPLAHKDIFCTKGIKTTAGSKILDNFISPYDATVVEKTKAAGLVTLGKVNMDEFAMGSTSESSYVGATNNPWALDHVPGGSSGGSAAAVAADLAPFATGTDTGGSIRQPASFCGLTGLKPTYGRVSRFGIIAYASSLDQAGPMARSAEDCAYLMNVMAGHDAKDSTSVKKEVDDYVANLNGTSVKGLRIGIPTQYFNVAGLDADVKARVEESLKKLEEMGATLVEIDLNMTEAYVPTYYLIAPAEASSNLSRYDGVRYGYRCENPADLMDLYKRSRSEGFGPEVQRRILIGTYALSAGYYDAYYVKAQKVRRLIQQDFLKAFENVDVIAAPSAPTTAYKIGANLSPTEMYLGDIYTLAVNLAGLPAINAPVGFDKDSLPVGLQLIGNYWSESQLLSIVHQYQQNTDWHTKRAAIAEENA
- the gatB gene encoding Asp-tRNA(Asn)/Glu-tRNA(Gln) amidotransferase subunit GatB translates to MAEAQKLKLIDGWEVVIGIEIHTQLATNSKIFSGSSTEFGQDPNTQASLVDLAMPGVLPVLNEKVVDLAIRFGLGIDAYIDQASVFARKNYFYPDSPKGYQISQMDNPIVGLGHIDIQLEDGTTKRIGVTRAHLEEDAGKSVHDQFEGMSGIDLNRAGTPLLEIVSEPDMRSVEEAVAYIKAIHTLVRWLGISDGNMAEGSFRADCNVSLRRPGQPFGTRCELKNLNSFRFIEQAINVEIERQMEILEYGGSIDQETRLFDPNKMETRSMRSKEEANDYRYFPDPDLLPVIIADEQIEAARAALPELPAARRARFIADFGVTEYDAHVLTLSREMADFYEAVVAAAGGAKQGKVSANWVMGEFSGALNKAGLDLADSPVSAEQLGGMIARIIDNTISGKIAKQVFGFMWESEGKSADDMIAEKGLKQETDTGAIEAIIKEVLAANEKMVEEYKSGKEKAFNGLVGQVMKASKGKANPAQVNELMKKLIG
- a CDS encoding DJ-1/PfpI family protein, encoding MSKKILMLVGDYAEDYETMVPFQFLTGLGYTVHAVCPNKKNGEYIATAIHDFEGEQTYSEKRGHNFAINYDFKAVNTEDYVGLVIPGGRAPEYLRMNEHVVEIVREFDRVKKPIAAVCHGAQLLAAANVLKGRLCSAYPACAAEVKLAGGQYVDLAVTDAITDGHLVTAPAWPAHPAWLAQFVKVLGAKITI
- a CDS encoding DUF1176 domain-containing protein; the encoded protein is MKNILSICCLAVISSYSFAQDIKGISFSHQEWEIYCSNTGTCKAAGYQNEENGDDPASILFTRKAGPKQPVQGEFALSDYEQSIPANQLKNIHFYINGRDVGAVSVDGTELPLMGKLNSSQVNALLQQSKQKTEILFKNAQHAWKISDAGMTAVLLKMDDFQKRIGTVGALVKKGNASETQVLMPEPKLVVKRIKTSTKPYLTLQPKSKQYQTIYRTLMAAQSSPKEDGFCEGVYGGNSDGTEPQEIALYKLTNKKVLATTLCWRGAYNEGYGAWVLDESLNGKAALVTESASDFDSGLISSAQKGRGIGDCWASEEWVWDGQNFVYTKDMWTGMCKGLAAGGVWELDRIESVVK
- a CDS encoding DUF4850 domain-containing protein, with protein sequence MKKLNFLIYAAVVSLNSAAHAEVKSFTPHFPKFYSSATTRKADNQFYALGEAKFLNGVTVPFYGVTAQNPIEDGLLKDFEKCTPKSCSFNFKLDAQPAKQLKLLALPETGLVLVPRNWQDVQANAGANGTGFALATSPNQKQAIELYDSSFCVGCGLPNATLYFPELLKESLENEFGGFKDPKKLINIVHPSKKVAFFSYQIPQVNNKTHGIAKYDDEDTFNYKEIQVTLDKSQQSLVGPILNFYNATH